In the genome of Cutibacterium equinum, one region contains:
- a CDS encoding tetratricopeptide repeat protein has product MSDFGIAEAVAKYRGMLADQRRVLGEDHPNTLTTRNNLAMSLGKMGRVDEAVAEFRGLLADCTRILGPDHPNTLTTRNNLAMWLEEMGRVDEAVAEFRGLLADRRRVLGEDHPNTLTTRNNLAMSLGRTGRVDEAVAEFRGLLADQRRVLGEDHPNTLTTRNNLAMSLGRTGRVDEAAAEFRGLLADCTRILGPDHPNTLTTRNNLAMWLGEIGRVDEAAAEFRGLLADRRRVLGEDHPDTLTTRNDLAMCLGKVGRVDEAAAEFRGLLADRRRVLGEDHPDTLTTRNNLAGYLGEMGRVDEAVAEFRGLLADQRRVLGEDHPDTLATRSNLAAWLGEIGRVDEAVTECRGLLADRRRVLGEDHPDTLTTRNNLAGLLGRMGRVDEAAAEYRVLFADCTRILGPDHPMTLSIRNNLASYLGEMGRVDEAVAEYHVLFADCTRVFGADHPATLDARDNLTALQERM; this is encoded by the coding sequence ATGAGCGATTTTGGGATTGCTGAGGCGGTTGCTAAGTATCGCGGGATGCTTGCTGACCAGCGTCGAGTTCTGGGCGAAGACCATCCCAACACACTAACGACTCGAAATAACCTCGCCATGTCTCTTGGGAAGATGGGGCGGGTCGATGAGGCGGTTGCCGAGTTTCGTGGACTACTCGCCGACTGCACACGTATTCTTGGTCCGGACCATCCCAACACACTGACGACTCGAAATAACCTCGCCATGTGGCTTGAGGAGATGGGGCGGGTCGACGAGGCGGTTGCCGAGTTTCGTGGGCTACTCGCCGACCGGCGTCGAGTTCTGGGGGAGGACCATCCCAACACACTAACGACTCGAAATAACCTCGCCATGTCTCTTGGGAGGACGGGACGGGTCGACGAGGCGGTTGCCGAGTTTCGTGGACTACTCGCCGATCAGCGTCGAGTTCTGGGCGAAGACCATCCCAACACACTAACGACTCGAAATAACCTCGCCATGTCTCTTGGGAGGACGGGACGGGTCGACGAGGCGGCGGCCGAGTTTCGTGGACTACTCGCCGATTGCACACGTATTCTTGGTCCGGACCATCCCAACACACTGACGACTCGGAATAACCTTGCCATGTGGCTTGGGGAGATAGGGCGGGTCGATGAGGCGGCGGCCGAGTTTCGTGGGCTACTCGCCGACCGGCGTCGGGTTCTGGGGGAGGACCATCCCGACACACTGACGACTCGTAATGACCTTGCCATGTGTCTTGGGAAGGTCGGACGAGTTGATGAGGCGGCGGCCGAGTTTCGTGGGCTACTCGCCGACCGGCGTCGGGTTCTGGGCGAGGACCATCCCGACACACTGACGACTCGTAATAACCTCGCCGGATACCTTGGGGAGATGGGGCGGGTTGACGAAGCGGTTGCCGAGTTTCGTGGGCTACTCGCTGATCAGCGTCGGGTTCTCGGCGAGGATCACCCCGACACCCTTGCTACCCGCAGTAACCTTGCCGCATGGCTTGGGGAGATAGGGCGCGTTGACGAAGCGGTAACTGAGTGTCGTGGGCTGCTCGCTGACCGGCGTCGGGTTCTGGGCGAGGACCATCCCGACACACTGACGACTCGTAATAACCTCGCCGGATTGCTTGGACGTATGGGGCGGGTCGATGAGGCGGCGGCCGAGTATCGTGTATTGTTCGCCGACTGCACACGTATCCTTGGTCCGGACCACCCCATGACGCTGAGTATTCGCAATAATCTCGCCTCATATCTTGGGGAGATGGGACGCGTTGACGAGGCGGTAGCCGAGTATCATGTGCTGTTCGCCGATTGCACACGTGTTTTTGGTGCGGACCACCCCGCTACCCTTGATGCCCGCGACAACCTCACTGCGTTGCAAGAACGTATGTAG
- a CDS encoding EcsC family protein, protein MGIGSNIGKALLSQAPDMAPGAAVSMLRSILGFAIEGGNGLPGARQAAGKTLTKSDGNVEQAINSLVNQHIAMAGAQGFVSNLGGIVTLAVTIPANISGVAIVQARMVATIAHLRGYDLDDQRVRTAILATLLGQREVDSLIHDKTIPTTPMGIATAPVSDADLEKTVARHLINVLMGQVAGKKLPVFVSKRVPVLGGGVGATTDGFTTWSVARYARKQFPTRRPRS, encoded by the coding sequence GTGGGAATCGGAAGCAATATCGGCAAGGCACTGCTGTCCCAGGCCCCCGACATGGCGCCCGGTGCGGCCGTCTCGATGCTGCGCAGCATCTTGGGATTCGCCATCGAGGGCGGCAATGGGCTGCCGGGAGCACGTCAGGCCGCAGGTAAGACCCTCACCAAGTCCGACGGAAACGTCGAACAGGCCATCAACTCCCTGGTCAACCAGCACATCGCCATGGCCGGAGCGCAGGGATTCGTCTCCAATCTCGGCGGCATCGTTACCCTGGCCGTGACCATCCCCGCCAACATCTCTGGCGTCGCAATCGTCCAGGCCCGCATGGTGGCGACCATCGCCCACTTGCGCGGCTACGACCTCGACGACCAGCGCGTCCGTACCGCCATCCTCGCCACCCTCCTGGGGCAGCGCGAGGTTGACAGTCTCATCCACGACAAGACGATCCCGACGACGCCGATGGGTATCGCGACCGCCCCGGTCAGTGACGCCGATCTGGAAAAGACCGTCGCGCGTCACCTCATCAACGTGCTCATGGGCCAGGTCGCCGGCAAGAAACTACCGGTCTTCGTCTCCAAGCGCGTGCCGGTACTGGGCGGTGGAGTCGGAGCCACCACGGACGGATTCACCACCTGGAGCGTCGCCCGTTACGCCCGCAAGCAGTTCCCAACCCGCCGTCCGCGCAGCTGA
- a CDS encoding threonine/serine exporter family protein — translation MGSGVDELDEQGVRRLLAYVAAAGIAGGQPVHEVEADTRRVGRYLGCPDVQVQGWPTGVVVSLGGGAPSTFESVEGTIRLDQSATTARIRQQLLDGTIEPAEALEQLRSLRSIPPRYPRLGLHGGMVCVSSGIALVLQPLWPSVLFSVLAGQITAGFMWLSGKRKALAVLTPFLAAFVVALCAFWAARLGLIEGPLRSLLPPIAVLLPGALIVTGVAELAAGAMMAGTSRLAFGTAQLAMFTAGVLVAAWLMKVPVDQLGNQIVPWSGLWVPFLGVLLLTAGMSLMESIPRHLVPWVALMLATTLAFQIIGQTVAGATWGGGLLGAFVASFASSVIEMYRPRLPRLVLFLPSFWLLVPGSLGVVSLTQLGAGTSVAGATALESAGIIGSIALGLLMGTTAARAVSLIHRSRTRRPGARRRQTF, via the coding sequence ATGGGATCTGGAGTGGACGAGCTCGACGAACAAGGCGTCCGCCGACTGCTGGCGTACGTGGCCGCAGCCGGTATCGCCGGGGGCCAGCCGGTGCATGAGGTGGAGGCTGACACCCGCCGCGTCGGTCGTTATCTGGGATGCCCCGACGTCCAGGTGCAGGGTTGGCCCACCGGGGTCGTGGTGAGTCTGGGAGGTGGGGCCCCTTCAACCTTCGAATCGGTGGAAGGAACCATCCGTTTGGACCAGAGCGCCACCACCGCCCGTATCCGTCAGCAACTCCTCGACGGCACCATCGAACCGGCCGAGGCTCTCGAGCAACTGCGCAGTCTGCGCTCCATTCCGCCGCGCTACCCACGCCTGGGGCTGCACGGCGGCATGGTGTGCGTTTCCTCCGGTATCGCCCTGGTGCTGCAGCCGCTGTGGCCCAGCGTGCTGTTCTCTGTGCTGGCGGGCCAGATCACCGCCGGATTCATGTGGTTGTCTGGCAAGAGGAAAGCCCTGGCCGTCCTCACACCGTTCCTGGCGGCCTTTGTCGTCGCCTTGTGTGCCTTCTGGGCTGCCCGGCTCGGACTCATCGAGGGTCCGCTGCGAAGCCTGCTGCCACCGATCGCGGTGTTGCTTCCCGGCGCTCTCATCGTCACTGGTGTGGCGGAACTGGCGGCAGGGGCGATGATGGCGGGTACGTCACGATTGGCATTTGGTACCGCACAGCTGGCCATGTTCACCGCGGGTGTGCTCGTCGCCGCGTGGCTGATGAAAGTCCCGGTCGATCAACTGGGAAACCAGATCGTGCCCTGGTCAGGGTTGTGGGTGCCATTCCTCGGCGTCCTGCTCCTGACTGCGGGGATGAGCCTCATGGAGTCGATACCCAGGCATCTTGTTCCGTGGGTCGCGCTCATGTTGGCCACCACCCTGGCCTTCCAGATCATCGGTCAGACGGTCGCCGGGGCCACCTGGGGTGGGGGACTGCTGGGCGCGTTCGTGGCGAGTTTCGCATCGTCGGTGATCGAGATGTATCGCCCGCGGCTACCCCGTCTGGTGCTCTTCCTGCCGAGCTTCTGGTTGTTGGTTCCGGGATCCTTGGGGGTGGTGTCCCTGACCCAGCTCGGGGCGGGAACGTCAGTAGCCGGTGCGACTGCGCTGGAATCTGCGGGGATCATCGGCTCGATCGCGTTGGGTCTGCTCATGGGCACCACGGCCGCGCGGGCTGTCAGTTTGATTCATCGCAGCCGCACACGTCGGCCCGGAGCGCGTCGTCGGCAGACCTTTTGA
- a CDS encoding IS1634 family transposase, whose amino-acid sequence MTYVRTVRTSSGAVAVQIAEKRRGRRIIVEHVGSAHSDEELAVLKTTARARIEQLSGQEPLDLGVEIPVAVEESFTEPVVQDRLTGEDSGRHESSALARPAQVVSTASDLLWSVLDRAYRRLGFDAVADQVFEQVVVAWIVEPTSKLAVGRVLTGLGQDPPHHTTIYRHLARAQDRDYRAVITDACHRYSAGGGEVTLVLYDLTTLYFEAENEDSLRKVGYSKERRVDPQIVVGLLVDRWGFPLQIGCFPGNKAETTTLIPIVEAYRSAHEIADMVVVADAGMLSASNLEALDGAGLRFIVGSRSVKAPSDLAGHFHWNGTAFDDGQIIDTITPRTARRKTCHPRSRRAEPVWDPAGSTDSWRAVWQYSRKRAVRDSATLTAQENRAKAVVDGDRPARKPRFVSASANGLSLDHKAIDRARQLVGLKGYVTNIPVSVMTPVQVIGAYHDLWHVEDSFRMAKSDLRARPIFHRLSDSIEAHLTTAFAALAVSRYLRQVTGLSVKRIVHTLAPLHSATLEINGSLHTIKPQTTPEARAIINAIESDAGH is encoded by the coding sequence ATGACCTATGTCCGGACGGTCCGCACGAGTTCGGGTGCGGTGGCGGTCCAGATCGCTGAGAAGCGACGGGGCAGGCGCATCATCGTGGAGCATGTGGGCTCGGCTCACAGTGACGAGGAACTGGCGGTACTCAAGACCACTGCCCGGGCCAGGATCGAGCAGTTGAGCGGCCAGGAGCCCTTGGACCTGGGCGTGGAGATCCCGGTTGCGGTCGAGGAGTCGTTCACCGAGCCCGTGGTCCAGGACAGGTTGACCGGTGAGGACTCTGGACGCCATGAGAGTTCAGCGCTTGCCAGGCCTGCGCAGGTCGTCTCGACGGCCTCGGACCTGTTGTGGTCTGTGCTGGACAGGGCCTATCGCCGCCTGGGATTCGACGCGGTTGCCGATCAGGTGTTCGAGCAGGTCGTTGTGGCCTGGATCGTCGAACCCACCTCGAAACTGGCTGTCGGGCGGGTCCTGACCGGTTTGGGTCAGGACCCGCCGCATCACACCACGATCTACCGGCACCTGGCTCGTGCCCAGGACCGCGACTACCGTGCCGTGATCACCGATGCCTGCCACCGGTACTCGGCCGGTGGCGGGGAGGTGACTCTGGTGCTCTATGACCTGACCACCCTGTACTTCGAGGCTGAGAACGAGGACAGTCTGCGCAAGGTCGGCTATTCGAAGGAACGCCGGGTTGATCCCCAGATCGTGGTCGGGCTCCTCGTGGACCGCTGGGGCTTTCCCCTCCAGATTGGCTGTTTTCCCGGCAACAAGGCCGAGACCACGACCCTGATCCCGATTGTTGAGGCCTACCGGTCGGCCCACGAGATCGCCGACATGGTGGTGGTCGCAGACGCCGGCATGCTGTCGGCCTCCAATCTGGAGGCCCTGGACGGTGCGGGTCTGCGGTTCATCGTGGGATCCCGGTCGGTAAAGGCCCCCAGCGACCTGGCCGGCCATTTCCACTGGAACGGCACGGCCTTCGATGACGGGCAGATCATCGACACGATCACACCCCGCACAGCGAGGAGGAAGACCTGCCACCCTCGCAGCAGACGGGCCGAGCCGGTCTGGGATCCAGCCGGGTCCACCGATAGCTGGCGGGCGGTCTGGCAGTACTCCCGCAAACGGGCCGTGCGGGACTCGGCCACATTGACGGCTCAGGAGAACCGCGCCAAAGCCGTGGTCGACGGTGACAGACCGGCCCGCAAGCCACGGTTCGTCAGCGCATCGGCGAACGGCTTGTCCTTGGATCACAAGGCGATCGACCGGGCCCGCCAACTGGTCGGGTTGAAGGGATACGTGACCAATATTCCAGTATCGGTGATGACTCCGGTCCAGGTAATCGGGGCCTACCACGACCTCTGGCACGTCGAGGACTCCTTCCGCATGGCCAAGTCCGACCTGCGGGCCCGGCCCATCTTCCACCGGCTCTCTGACTCCATCGAGGCCCACCTGACCACGGCATTCGCCGCCCTGGCAGTCTCGCGTTACCTACGACAGGTCACCGGCCTGTCGGTCAAACGGATCGTCCATACCCTCGCCCCACTACACTCAGCGACCCTGGAGATCAACGGCTCGCTTCACACCATCAAGCCCCAGACCACACCCGAGGCCCGCGCCATCATCAACGCGATCGAGTCCGATGCGGGGCACTAA
- a CDS encoding GNAT family N-acetyltransferase, whose product MSQGSPLVVRDQVNQDLVYMPMDAATAREIADDWKYPPPYDFYDMTADPGDYREFVTPELWPEFFLQVRQAGQLIGFLSGAFPEGGDGLEIGLGMRPDLTGAGLGRNFMRCNLARIRQEYPGVEIRLSVASFNLRGIKVYEASGFKVIRYFKQVTNGGEYDFVEMKLGG is encoded by the coding sequence ATGAGCCAAGGTTCACCCCTAGTGGTACGTGATCAGGTCAATCAAGACCTGGTATACATGCCTATGGACGCGGCAACCGCACGAGAGATTGCGGATGATTGGAAATACCCGCCTCCTTATGATTTCTATGACATGACGGCGGATCCCGGGGATTATCGTGAATTCGTTACTCCCGAGCTGTGGCCGGAATTCTTCCTTCAAGTGCGGCAGGCCGGTCAACTTATCGGTTTCCTTTCCGGAGCTTTTCCGGAAGGGGGCGATGGTTTGGAGATTGGGCTAGGGATGCGCCCCGACCTTACCGGCGCCGGTTTGGGGCGGAACTTCATGAGGTGCAATTTGGCGAGGATTCGCCAGGAATACCCAGGCGTGGAGATTCGCCTGTCGGTCGCGTCATTTAATCTGCGGGGCATCAAGGTGTATGAGGCCAGTGGGTTCAAAGTTATTCGCTACTTCAAGCAGGTGACCAATGGCGGGGAATACGACTTCGTCGAGATGAAGCTCGGCGGGTGA
- a CDS encoding dihydrolipoamide acetyltransferase family protein: MPDPGEGLTEGEVVSWQVSVGDTVKINDVLCEVETAKSIVELPSPFAGTVAKLWAEPGETVAVGEPLVTIDDGSDDQREDEPEFLVGHVTQDSGRRRRRRSGAAVSAQRAPEKTSTDVPAPAPEKKADVEPVVEQQSSGIQQPARQDPPRMDRTEHVLAKPPARRLAADLGIDLSSVTGTGPQGAVTRSDVKAAAEAGQGGARDAGVGAGDAEFAALSVTARRLLGGAPTEPDGHTRKVPVHGVRKVTAKAMKDSLDTKALVTAFLTCDVTPTMELVDRLRADRRFKGLRVSPLTVWCKAVCLAMGRTPVVNARWDDATEQIVFRDQINLGIAAATPRGLMVPVVRNAQDMTMLELAEEITRIVAIAKEGKLQPADYTDGTFSITNVGVFGLDAGTPVVNRTESAILVLGAIARRPWVVGTGDDERVVPRWVTTMSLGFDHRLIDGEEGSTFLHDVAEILSDPASAMLY, translated from the coding sequence ATGCCTGACCCGGGCGAAGGGCTCACCGAGGGAGAGGTCGTCTCCTGGCAGGTATCTGTCGGCGACACCGTCAAGATCAACGACGTGCTGTGCGAGGTCGAGACGGCCAAGTCGATCGTCGAACTGCCCAGTCCCTTCGCTGGAACCGTGGCGAAGTTGTGGGCTGAGCCTGGCGAGACGGTCGCGGTCGGGGAGCCTTTGGTGACGATCGACGACGGTTCTGACGATCAGCGTGAGGATGAACCGGAGTTCCTCGTCGGCCACGTCACTCAGGATTCTGGACGTCGGCGTCGTCGTCGCAGCGGTGCCGCAGTGTCGGCGCAGCGGGCGCCCGAAAAGACCTCGACGGATGTCCCTGCGCCGGCACCTGAAAAGAAGGCAGACGTCGAGCCTGTTGTCGAGCAGCAGTCGTCGGGGATCCAGCAGCCCGCCCGCCAGGATCCGCCACGCATGGACCGCACCGAGCATGTTCTCGCCAAGCCCCCGGCTCGACGCCTGGCTGCCGACCTCGGTATTGACCTGTCGAGTGTGACGGGTACCGGCCCGCAGGGGGCAGTGACCAGGAGTGACGTCAAGGCGGCTGCCGAGGCTGGGCAGGGCGGTGCTCGTGATGCCGGAGTCGGCGCTGGTGACGCGGAGTTCGCGGCCTTGTCGGTGACGGCTCGTCGTCTCCTCGGTGGTGCTCCGACCGAACCTGACGGCCACACCCGCAAGGTGCCGGTGCATGGGGTACGCAAGGTGACAGCGAAGGCCATGAAGGACTCGCTGGATACCAAGGCCCTCGTGACGGCCTTCCTCACCTGTGACGTCACCCCGACGATGGAGTTGGTCGATCGGCTGCGTGCTGATCGTCGTTTCAAGGGGCTGCGCGTCTCCCCGCTGACGGTCTGGTGCAAGGCGGTGTGTCTGGCGATGGGACGCACCCCGGTTGTCAATGCCCGCTGGGATGACGCCACCGAACAGATCGTCTTCCGCGACCAGATCAACCTCGGTATCGCCGCCGCCACCCCGCGTGGCCTCATGGTGCCGGTGGTGCGTAACGCCCAGGACATGACGATGCTCGAGCTGGCGGAGGAGATCACCCGCATCGTCGCCATCGCCAAGGAGGGGAAGCTCCAGCCCGCCGACTACACCGACGGCACCTTCTCGATCACCAATGTTGGGGTGTTCGGCCTTGACGCCGGGACTCCGGTCGTCAATCGAACAGAGTCGGCGATCCTCGTTCTCGGTGCCATTGCGCGTCGTCCGTGGGTCGTCGGGACCGGTGACGACGAGAGGGTCGTGCCCAGGTGGGTGACGACGATGAGTCTCGGCTTCGACCACCGACTCATTGACGGCGAGGAGGGCTCGACCTTCCTCCACGACGTTGCGGAGATTCTCTCGGACCCGGCCTCGGCAATGCTGTACTGA
- a CDS encoding alpha-ketoacid dehydrogenase subunit beta — MSENSQSARPQGETTLAKALNAGLADALAADDHVVIMGEDVGTLGGVFRITDGLKAQFGGRRVIDSPLAESGIVGTAIGMAMRGYRPCVELQFDGFSAPAFDQIVSQLARYRARVGGRWSLPVTIRIPFGGGVGSPEHHSESPEGFYATTPGLKVVSCSNPDDAYWMLRQAIESPDPVIFFEPKRRYYTRGEVSETPERALHEARIVRPGTDATLLCYGPLVETCLDAAEEAAHEGHELEVVDLRSLSPLDMETVYESVRRTTRAIIVQEAPRTQGIGAEIAARLGEELYYVMEAPVLRVTGWSTPYPPAKAEGEHIPDVDRIIDAVDRSLAY; from the coding sequence ATGAGCGAGAACTCACAGAGCGCGCGCCCGCAGGGGGAGACGACCCTGGCCAAGGCCCTCAATGCCGGTCTGGCCGACGCCTTGGCTGCTGACGACCACGTGGTGATCATGGGAGAGGACGTCGGGACCCTCGGCGGTGTCTTCCGCATCACTGATGGTCTCAAAGCACAATTTGGCGGGCGTCGGGTCATCGACTCCCCGCTGGCGGAGTCGGGCATCGTCGGAACCGCCATCGGCATGGCCATGCGCGGGTACCGCCCCTGCGTCGAGTTGCAGTTTGACGGCTTCAGCGCTCCGGCCTTCGACCAGATCGTCTCTCAGTTGGCCAGGTATCGCGCCCGTGTGGGCGGACGGTGGTCCCTGCCGGTGACGATCCGTATTCCGTTCGGCGGTGGCGTCGGCTCCCCGGAACACCACTCGGAGTCCCCGGAGGGGTTTTACGCGACCACCCCGGGCCTCAAGGTGGTCAGCTGCTCCAACCCCGACGACGCTTACTGGATGTTGCGCCAGGCCATCGAGAGCCCGGACCCGGTGATTTTCTTCGAGCCGAAGCGTCGGTACTACACCCGTGGTGAGGTCTCCGAGACCCCTGAACGTGCCCTTCACGAGGCGCGCATCGTCCGTCCCGGAACTGATGCCACCCTGCTGTGCTACGGACCCCTCGTCGAGACCTGCCTGGATGCAGCCGAGGAGGCTGCCCACGAGGGCCACGAGCTTGAGGTCGTCGACCTGCGCAGCCTGTCCCCGCTCGACATGGAGACGGTCTATGAGTCGGTGCGGCGCACGACGCGGGCGATCATCGTTCAGGAGGCGCCTCGCACCCAGGGCATCGGAGCGGAGATCGCGGCCCGTCTGGGCGAGGAGCTCTACTACGTCATGGAGGCCCCGGTGCTGCGCGTGACCGGATGGTCGACCCCATACCCGCCGGCCAAGGCCGAGGGTGAGCACATCCCCGACGTCGACCGCATCATTGACGCCGTTGACCGATCCCTGGCCTACTGA
- the pdhA gene encoding pyruvate dehydrogenase (acetyl-transferring) E1 component subunit alpha: MVRILDDKGHFTPHPDFPVNVDDEDLVKALEMMVMTRRLDVESTALQRHGELGLWPPHMGQEATQAGAWLALGDHDQVFPTYREQGLAHAMGVSVADILDSWNGNAHCAWDTVATHFSAYPVMIGSGTLHAVGYAMGIQRDVEAGGAPAAALDFHGDGAMSEGDTNEAYVFAASMNAPVVFVCVNNQWAISEPTTVQSPTSLFRRAIGFGIPAVQVDGNDVVAMTAVLRTALDHARRGKGPVFVEAWTYRMGAHTTTDDPTRYRSADEEATWGKTDPIVRLRTYLQDRGVIDEEWLDGLAEREEAFGAEVRAAVHENPVPVMAELMSDVYAEPTPDVLADAEEIASWEEDN, from the coding sequence ATGGTGCGGATTCTCGACGACAAGGGACACTTCACCCCCCACCCGGATTTCCCTGTCAATGTCGACGACGAGGATCTCGTCAAGGCCCTCGAGATGATGGTCATGACCCGGCGTCTGGACGTCGAGAGCACCGCCTTGCAGCGTCACGGGGAGCTCGGCCTGTGGCCCCCGCACATGGGCCAGGAGGCCACTCAGGCTGGCGCGTGGCTGGCATTGGGTGACCACGACCAAGTTTTCCCGACCTACCGCGAGCAGGGTTTGGCCCACGCGATGGGGGTCAGCGTCGCTGACATCCTCGACTCGTGGAATGGCAATGCCCACTGTGCCTGGGACACCGTCGCCACTCACTTCAGCGCCTACCCGGTGATGATCGGGTCGGGCACTCTGCATGCCGTCGGTTATGCCATGGGTATTCAGCGTGACGTCGAGGCCGGTGGCGCCCCTGCTGCCGCGCTGGATTTCCACGGTGACGGGGCCATGAGCGAGGGAGACACCAACGAGGCCTACGTGTTCGCCGCCTCGATGAACGCACCCGTGGTGTTCGTGTGCGTCAACAATCAATGGGCCATCTCCGAGCCGACGACGGTGCAGTCCCCGACCTCCCTGTTCCGTCGCGCGATCGGTTTCGGCATCCCGGCCGTGCAGGTGGACGGAAACGACGTCGTCGCCATGACAGCCGTACTACGAACCGCCCTCGACCACGCCCGTCGTGGCAAGGGGCCGGTCTTCGTCGAGGCGTGGACGTATCGGATGGGCGCTCACACCACCACCGACGACCCCACCCGTTACCGCAGCGCCGACGAGGAGGCGACGTGGGGGAAAACCGACCCCATCGTCAGGCTGCGGACCTACCTGCAGGATCGCGGGGTCATTGACGAGGAATGGCTTGACGGTCTGGCCGAGCGCGAGGAGGCCTTCGGGGCCGAGGTTCGCGCTGCTGTTCACGAGAACCCTGTGCCCGTCATGGCAGAGCTCATGTCGGACGTGTACGCCGAGCCGACCCCTGACGTCCTTGCTGACGCCGAGGAGATCGCCTCGTGGGAGGAGGACAACTGA